From the Equus przewalskii isolate Varuska chromosome 19, EquPr2, whole genome shotgun sequence genome, one window contains:
- the MDC1 gene encoding mediator of DNA damage checkpoint protein 1 isoform X21, whose protein sequence is MPDCSVALPFPSISKQHAVIEILAWGKAPILQDSGSLNGTQILRPPKVLSPGVSHRLRDQELILFADLLCQYHRLDAPLPFVSRGPLTVEETPKVQGGTHPRGLLLAEDSEEEVDPLSERHVVKEPRTSSSSLATVVPESDEEGPSPAPGGPGPPFAFNLDSDTDEEESQQPATGEAFSAAMTDATVETEPPKAITTEIQLEKDQCSVEERDTATKVKRDARNEVVPVGVILERTQPAEEDSDTDVDDESRPPGRPAEVHLESAQPSGFIDSDTDVEEEGIPTTPAVVPMKKRQVFHGDDAKSPGAPGLANLQESPAGSDTDVEEGEALLTVPLERSQASMVIDSNTDDEEEVSAALTLARLKESRTLTWHRDTDVEEDKAQPVVLLEQSQTSARRDSDTDVEEEGPPVEKRGTVPKDCTDKAHSEKSQPPLGDSDIEMEEDKSSPAVHLERSEASATVDVNTQVKEEVLPGPAVTPLEKHQVPVAWTNQTDVEADRGPAKQPMVCLEEAQPPPVGDCEITSLNASAVTDVRKSQFPTGGDAGTEWAVAVLEQERAPEAGAQGGSPVALVEQGLLPVSRENLTDLVVDTGTPGEPTQPRREGAQTPKEGKREPRMDGTKDSADARDDSEDLDLQATQCFVEKEGQSLEAVQSTEDEPTQAFLLSPPQEPGPSRCSFQAEGALDELWEVLATQPYCPRESEASETQPVAAHLEAHGSCPSPPRATPGEQHPESPVHAEPLGIQGRGMHTVEKDMGTPGETADRVNPERGPLERATKKPPPEGERKDVMGEEELTWGLRDSQQKQVLARDTQRQESDKKVTSASPESGMESLKVEIETAREIQEKEREKQTLAREIFEREAEKLVPGRVCEVGGLEVKVSKVIQERGPEAGEPERGTQDQEGQASSPTPEPRVGAGGLQALASAVVASGSQSGGGRGVPVSPRRQERDHLNCKMPPAEKASRGDQESPEACLPPAVTEASAPLQNPLMSQSQKHPTPQPLPSLELPIPRARQNGSQGAPEIPPSELEPLHPKPKVRPRGSSRMLPSPMSSIAPESHPTTPTDQPVSPEPTSRATRSRTYRSSEMTPAPVVPTAPELQSSTSKDQPVTAKLTSRATRGRTHRSSVKSPEPVVPTAPELQPSTSKDQPVTPEPTSRGRTHRSSVKAPEQVVPTAPELQPSTSKDQSVIPTPTSRATRGRTHRSSVKTPEPVVPTAPEFQPPTPTDQPVTLELISRATRGRTHRASVKTPEPVVPTAPELQPPTSKDQSGILTPTSRATRGRTHRFSVKSPEPIVPIAPELQPSTPTDQSVASEPTSGTTQGRTHRSSVKTPELVVPTGPEFQPSTSINQLVTPKPTSQPRTHRSSVKTPEPIVPTTSELQPSTPTDQPVTPKPTSRATRGRKHRSVNTSEPIVPTAPELQPSTPTDKPVTRKPTSRATRGRTHRSSVKTPEPIVPTAPELQPSTPTDKPVTCKPTSRATRGRKHRSSVKTPKPIVPTASQLQPSTPTDQSVTPESTTQDIRGRKHRSSVKTPQPMEPTAPGHEPPSHTDQPVTPEAIAPASQSRTLRTSIISAVPVPTTPEFRSPVPTDQPIPPETIPQANCSRRPRATRKQGSPTAPIVHEPCSAPPEPNSRNQRRRAVRAAESLTTIPEPAFAQLPEAPTHAPHIEKVEAAGTSGFTPEPQRKASQSHKRPLATLDLPPLQKRLQRGKVSQKTAFLQEEEDDPTERPGKKEVVVMPGPGKRKRDQAEEEGILSRSLRRTKPNQESTAPKVLFTGVVDVRGERAVLALGGSLASSVAEASHLVTDRIRRTVKFLCALGRGIPILSLDWLHQSRKAGCFLPPDEYVVTDPEQEENFGFSLRDALSRARERRLLEGYEIHVTPGVQPPPLQMGEIISCCGGTVLPSMPRSYKPQRVVITCSQDFPRCAIPSRVGLPILSPEFLLTGVLKQEAKPEAFVLSALEMSST, encoded by the exons ATGCCTGATTGCTCTGTGGCCCTGCCCTTTCCATCCATCTCCAAACAACATGCAGTGATTGAAATCCTGGCCTGGGGCAAGGCACCTATCCTCCAGGATTCTGGGAGCCTCAATGGGACTCAAATCCTGAGGCCTCCTAAGGTCCTGAGCCCTGGGGTGAGTCATCGTCTGAGAGACCAGGAGTTAATTCTCTTTGCTGACTTGCTCTGCCAGTACCATCGCCTGGATGCCCCCCTGCCCTTTGTCTCTCGGGGCCCTCTAACTGTAGAGGAGACACCCAAGGTACAGGGAGGAACTCATCCCCGGGGGCTCCTGTTGGCTGAGGACTCAGAGGAGGAAGTAG ATCCTCTTTCTGAAAGGCATGTGGTGAAAGAACCAAGGACCTCATCTTCTTCTTTGGCAACAGTAGTTCCAGAGAG TGATGAAGAGGGGCCTTCCCCTGCCCCAGGTGGCCCTGGGCCACCTTTTGCCTTCAACTTGGACAGTGacacagatgaggaagaaagTCAGCAACCAGCAACAGGGGAGGCCTTCTCAGCTGCCATGACAGATGCCACTGTAGAGACAGAACCGCCTAAAGCCATCACAACTGAAATCCAGCTTGAAAAGGATCAGTGTTCAGTGGAGGAAAGGGACACTGCCACAAAAGTCAAGAGGGATGCAAGGAATGAAGTGGTTCCAGTTGGAGTGATTCTGGAGAGGACCCAACCTGCTGAGGAGGACAGTGACACAGATGTGGATGATGAGAGCAGGCCTCCAGGAAGGCCAGCCGAAGTCCATTTGGAAAGTGCCCAGCCTTCTGGCTTCATAGACAGTGATACTGATGTGGAAGAAGAGGGGATCCCCACGACCCCAGCTGTAGTTCCTATGAAGAAGAGGCAAGTCTTCCATGGAGATGATGCAAAGAGTCCTGGGGCACCTGGCTTGGCGAATCTGCAGGAGAGCCCAGCTGGTAGTGATACAGATGTGGAGGAGGGCGAGGCCCTACTAACGGTCCCTCTGGAGAGAAGCCAAGCCTCCATGGTGATCGATAGCAATACAGATGATGAGGAAGAAGTCTCAGCAGCACTCACTTTGGCACGTCTGAAAGAGAGCCGAACCCTTACCTGGCACAGAGATACAGATGTGGAAGAGGACAAGGCCCAACCTGTGGTCCTTCTGGAGCAAAGCCAAACCTCCGCCAGGAGAGACAGTGACACagatgtggaggaggaggggccccCAGTGGAAAAGAGAGGAACTGTCCCCAAGGATTGCACAGACAAAGCACATTCAGAAAAGAGCCAGCCTCCTCTTGGGGATAGTGATATAGAGATGGAGGAAGATAAGAGCTCACCTGCAGTCCACCTGGAGAGAAGTGAAGCCTCTGCCACAGTGGACGTCAACACACAAGTGAAGGAGGAAGTCCTACCAGGGCCAGCTGTTACACCTCTGGAGAAGCATCAGGTGCCTGTGGCATGGACAAATCAAACAGATGTGGAAGCAGACAGGGGCCCAGCAAAGCAGCCTATGGTGTGTCTAGAGGAAGCCCAGCCTCCTCCAGTTGGGGACTGTGAGATCACATCCTTAAATGCCTCAGCAGTGACAGATGTAAGAAAGAGCCAGTTTCCCACAGGAGGGGATGCTGGGACGGAATGGGCTGTGGCTGTTCTTGAGCAGGAGAGAGCTCCTGAGGCGGGGGCCCAGGGTGGGTCACCTGTGGCACTAGTGGAGCAGGGCCTTCTCCCTGTCTCAAGGGAAAACCTAACAGATCTGGTGGTGGACACAGGCACTCCAGGGGAACCCACCCAGCCACGGAGAGAGGGAGCCCAGACCcccaaagaagggaagagagaaccaCGTATGGATGGGACCAAGGACTCTGCAGATGCCCGTGATG ATTCTGAAGATCTAGACCTACAGGCTACCCAGTGCTTTGTGGAGAAAGAGGGTCAGAGCCTGGAAG CAGTCCAGAGCACGGAGGATGAACCTACCCAGGCCTTCCTGTTAAGTCCACCCCAAGAGCCTGGCCCTTCCCGTTGCAGCTTCCAGGCCGAAG GTGCCCTGGATGAGCTGTGGGAGGTCTTGGCTACACAGCCATACTGTCCAAGAGAATCTGAGGCCTCTGAGACCCAGCCCGTTGCCGCCCACCTTGAGGCCCATGGATCTTGCCCCTCACCACCTAGGGCAACACCAGGAGAACAACATCCAGAGAGCCCAGTTCATGCAGAGCCACTGGGGATTCAAGGAAGAGGGATGCACACTGTGGAGAAAGACATGGGTACACCAGGAGAAACAGCAGACAGGGTGAACCCTGAGAGAGGACCATTGGAGAGGGCAACCAAGAAACCGCcaccagaaggagagagaaaagatgtgaTGGGAGAGGAAGAATTAACTTGGGGGCTACGGGACAGTCAACAAAAACAGGTGTTAGCTAGAGACACTCAGAGACAAGAGTCTGACAAAAAGGTGACAAGTGCAAGTCCCGAAAGTGGTATGGAGAGTTTGAAGGTAGAAATTGAGACAGCCAGGGAaatacaagagaaagagagagaaaagcagactcttgcaagagaaatatttgaaagagaagcagagaaattaGTACCAGGGAGAGTGTGTGAGGTAGGTGGGTTAGAGGTCAAGGTATCCAAAGTGATACAGGagagaggccctgaggcaggggagCCAGAGAGAGGGACCCAGGACCAGGAAGGGCAGGCCTCCAGTCCAACACCAGAGCCtcgggtgggggctgggggccttCAGGCACTCGCTTCAGCTGTGGTAGCTTCTGGGAGCCAATCAGGTGGAGGAAGGGGCGTCCCAGTGAgtcccaggaggcaggagagag ACCACTTGAATTGCAAGATGCCACCTGCTGAGAAGGCTTCTAGG GGTGATCAGGAATCCCCAGAGGCTTGTCTGCCTCCTGCAGTGACTGAAGCCTCAGCCCCGCTCCAAAACCCCCTCATGTCTCAGAGCCAAAAACATCCTACACCTCAGCCTCTGCCTTCCTTAGAGCTGCCCATTCCCAGGGCCAGGCAAAATGGGAGTCAGGGAGCCCCAGAGATTCCTCCCTCAGAGCTGGAGCCTCTGCATCCAAAACCCAAAGTCAGGCCCCGGGGGTCCTCCAGGATGTTACCCTCTCCAATGTCTTCTATAGCCCCTGAGTCCCACCCTACCACCCCCACAGACCAGCCTGTCAGCCCTGAGCCCACATCTCGGGCCACTCGGAGCAGAACATACAGGTCTTCTGAAATGACCCCTGCACCAGTTGTCCCCACAGCACCTGAGCTGCAATCTTCCACCTCTAAAGACCAGCCTGTCACCGCTAAGCTCACATCTCGGGCCACTCGGGGAAGGACACATAGGTCCTCTGTCAAGTCCCCTGAACCAGTTGTCCCCACAGCCCCTGAGCTCCAGCCTTCCACCTCTAAAGACCAGCCTGTCACTCCTGAGCCCACATCTCGGGGCAGGACACATAGATCTTCTGTCAAGGCCCCTGAGCAAGTTGTCCCTACAGCTCCTGAGCTGCAACCTTCCACCTCCAAAGACCAGTCTGTCATCCCCACACCCACATCCCGGGCCACTCGGGGCAGGACACATAGGTCCTCTGTCAAGACCCCTGAACCAGTTGTCCCCACAGCCCCTGAGTTCCAGCCTCCTACCCCCACAGACCAACCTGTCACCCTTGAGCTCATATCTCGGGCCACTCGGGGCAGAACACACAGAGCCTCTGTGAAGACTCCTGAACCAGTTGTCCCCACAGCTCCTGAGCTGCAGCCTCCCACCTCCAAAGACCAGTCTGGCATCTTAACACCCACATCTCGGGCCACTCGGGGCAGAACACATAGGTTCTCTGTCAAGTCCCCTGAACCAATTGTCCCCATAGCCCCTGAGCTTCAGCCTTCTACCCCCACAGACCAATCTGTCGCTAGTGAGCCCACATCTGGCACCACTCAGGGCAGGACACATAGGTCTTCTGTCAAGACCCCTGAACTAGTTGTACCCACAGGTCCTGAGTTCCAGCCTTCCACTTCCATAAACCAACTTGTCACCCCCAAACCCACATCTCAGCCAAGGACACATAGGTCTTCTGTCAAGACCCCCGAACCAATTGTTCCCACAACCTCAGAGCTCCAGCCTTCCACCCCCACAGACCAACCTGTCACCCCCAAACCCACATCCCGGGCCACTCGGGGCAGAAAACATAGGTCTGTCAACACCTCTGAACCGATTGTCCCCACAGCCCCTGAGCTCCAGCCTTCCACCCCCACAGACAAACCTGTCACCCGCAAGCCCACATCTCGGGCCACTCGGGGCAGAACACATAGGTCTTCTGTCAAGACACCCGAACCAATTGTCCCCACAGCCCCTGAGCTCCAGCCTTCTACCCCCACAGACAAACCTGTCACCTGCAAACCCACATCTCGGGCCACTCGGGGCAGAAAACATAGGTCTTCTGTCAAGACCCCCAAACCAATTGTCCCCACAGCCTCACAGCTCCAGCCTTCCACCCCGACAGACCAATCTGTTACCCCTGAGTCCACAACGCAGGACATTCGGGGCAGAAAACATAGGTCCTCTGTCAAGACTCCCCAACCAATGGAACCCACAGCCCCTGGCCATGAACCTCCCAGCCATACAGACCAGCCTGTCACCCCTGAAGCCATAGCTCCGGCTAGTCAGAGCAGGACACTAAGGACTTCTATAATAAGTGCTGTGCCAGTTCCTACCACCCCTGAATTCCGGTCTCCTGTCCCCACAGACCAGCCTATTCCCCCTGAGACCATCCCTCAAGCCAATTGCAGCAGGAGGCCAAGGGCCACTAGGAAGCAGGGGTCCCCCACAGCTCCCATTGTCCATGAACCCTGCTCTGCACCCCCTGAACCTAACTCGAGGAACCAAAGACGAAGAGCAGTGAGAGCAGCTGAGTCCCTTACAACCATTCCTGAGCCTGCCTTTGCCCAGCTTCCTGAGGCGCCCACTCATGCTCCCCACATCGAAAAGGTAGAGGCAGCAGGTACATCTGGGTTCACCCCAGAGCCCCAGCGTAAGGCCTCTCAAAGCCACAAGAGGCCTTTAGCTACCCTGGATTTACCCCCACTTCAAAAACGGCTCCAAAGAGGGAAAGTCTCCCAGAAGACAGCGTTcctccaggaagaggaagatgatcCCACAGAGAGACCAGGGAAGAAAGAG GTTGTAGTGATGCCAggaccaggcaagagaaagagagaccaagCAGAAGAAGAGGGAATACTGAGCCGCAGCCTCCGAAGAACCAAACCTAACCAAGAGTCCACAGCCCCcaaa GTGCTCTTCACAGGAGTGGTGGATGTTCGAGGAGAGCGGGCAGTACTGGCCCTGGGGGGAAGTCTGGCCAGCTCAGTGGCAGAGGCTTCCCACCTGGTGACTGATCGAATCCGCCGGACGGTCAAGTTCCTGTGTGCCCTGGGGCGGGGGATCCCCATCCTCTCCCTGGACTGGCTGCACCAG TCCCGCAAAGCTGGTTGCTTCTTGCCACCGGATGAATACGTGGTGACCGATCCTGAGCAGGAAGAGAACTTTGGCTTCAGCCTTCGGGATGCTCTGAGCCGAGCTCGGGAGCGAAGGCTGCTGGAG gGCTATGAGATTCATGTGACCCCTGGAGTCCAGCCACCTCCACTTCAGATGGGAGAGATCATCAGCTGCTGTGGAGGCACTGTCCTACCCAGCATGCCCCGGTCCTATAAG CCTCAGAGAGTTGTGATCACATGCTCCCAGGACTTCCCCCGATGCGCCATTCCATCTCGGGTCGGGCTGCCCATCCTCTCACCTGAGTTCCTGCTGACAGGAGTGCTGAAGCAGGAAGCCAAGCCAGAGGCCTTCGTCCTCTCCGCTTTGGAAATGTCATCCACCTGA